A genomic segment from Polyangium mundeleinium encodes:
- a CDS encoding 3'(2'),5'-bisphosphate nucleotidase CysQ family protein → MDTELETVLSIAREAAEIVRAVYRTAFAVEMKGPNDPVTRADREANTLICARLAETFPGDPIIAEETPPETAAEARRMVQSQRVFFVDPLDGTREFADRNPEFAVMIGLAVGGRATLGVVVMPESGEALCGRVGASPVAFLEASDGTRRPLRVTDQRDPSKATLMVSRSHRPHLTEPFAKRLGVHRVVPCGSVGVKVARVCTGEAEIYVHGGTGVKLWDTCGPEAILVASGGRFSDLDGTPIDYAYGGLNLENGLVATNAALYDTVIEAISALR, encoded by the coding sequence ATGGACACCGAGCTGGAGACCGTCCTGTCCATCGCCCGCGAGGCGGCGGAGATCGTCCGCGCGGTCTACCGGACGGCCTTCGCCGTCGAGATGAAGGGCCCGAACGATCCGGTCACGCGCGCCGATCGCGAGGCGAACACGCTCATCTGCGCGCGCCTCGCCGAGACGTTCCCCGGTGACCCGATCATCGCCGAGGAGACCCCGCCCGAGACCGCAGCCGAGGCGCGGCGGATGGTCCAGAGCCAACGCGTCTTCTTCGTCGATCCCCTCGACGGCACGCGCGAGTTCGCCGACCGGAACCCCGAGTTCGCCGTGATGATCGGCCTCGCCGTGGGCGGCCGTGCGACGCTCGGCGTGGTCGTGATGCCCGAGTCGGGCGAGGCGCTCTGCGGCCGCGTCGGCGCGTCCCCCGTCGCCTTCCTCGAAGCCTCGGACGGCACACGCCGCCCGCTTCGTGTCACCGATCAGCGGGATCCCTCGAAGGCGACGTTGATGGTCTCGCGCTCGCACCGCCCGCACCTCACCGAGCCGTTCGCCAAGCGGCTCGGCGTCCACCGCGTCGTCCCGTGTGGATCCGTCGGCGTGAAGGTCGCGCGCGTCTGCACCGGCGAAGCCGAGATTTACGTGCACGGCGGCACGGGCGTGAAGCTCTGGGACACGTGCGGCCCCGAGGCGATCCTCGTCGCCTCGGGCGGCCGCTTCTCGGACCTCGACGGCACGCCGATCGACTACGCGTACGGCGGGCTGAACCTCGAAAACGGCCTCGTCGCGACGAACGCCGCGCTCTACGACACCGTGATCGAAGCCATCTCCGCTTTGCGCTAA
- a CDS encoding aldo/keto reductase, translated as MRKRPLGKTSLEVSELGLGTWGLSGDGYGPVVLPEVDRVLDRAVSSGVNLFDTADVYGRGAMEKKLGARLPKDTTYVVTKIGTDLEASPAQKRFDPSYLRVAFERSRERLDRSPLDVVLLHNPTEQALARTETVAFMKELEERGLVRAWGVSAGSVEVGRAAIRAGAKVLELAYNVFVAKDLHALSADVKEHNVGVLARSVLAHGLLTGHWSPEREFYAGDHRVDRWSQKELAKRILQLDALRPFSKAEDVGTLRSVALRFVLANQLVSSAILGPRSVAQFDQLEREAGEPPYLKDTVMVELAARLKAVGVEV; from the coding sequence GTGCGAAAGCGGCCTCTCGGCAAAACCTCCCTCGAAGTCTCCGAGCTCGGCCTCGGCACGTGGGGGCTCTCGGGCGACGGTTACGGGCCCGTCGTCTTGCCCGAGGTCGATCGTGTCCTCGATCGTGCCGTCTCCTCCGGCGTGAACCTCTTCGACACCGCCGACGTGTACGGCCGCGGCGCGATGGAGAAGAAGCTCGGCGCGCGCCTGCCGAAGGACACGACGTACGTCGTCACGAAGATCGGCACCGACCTCGAAGCCTCGCCTGCGCAGAAGCGCTTCGATCCGAGCTACCTGCGCGTCGCCTTCGAGCGCTCGCGCGAGCGCCTCGATCGCAGCCCGCTCGACGTCGTGCTCCTCCACAACCCCACCGAGCAGGCGCTCGCGCGGACCGAGACCGTCGCGTTCATGAAGGAGCTCGAAGAGCGCGGCCTCGTGCGCGCCTGGGGTGTGAGCGCCGGATCGGTCGAGGTCGGGCGCGCCGCGATTCGCGCCGGGGCCAAGGTCCTCGAGCTCGCGTACAACGTCTTCGTCGCCAAGGATCTCCACGCGCTCTCCGCGGATGTGAAAGAGCACAACGTCGGTGTCCTCGCGCGAAGCGTCCTCGCCCACGGCTTGCTCACCGGCCACTGGAGCCCCGAGCGCGAGTTTTACGCCGGCGACCACCGCGTCGATCGTTGGAGCCAGAAAGAGCTCGCGAAGCGCATCCTGCAGCTCGACGCGCTCCGCCCCTTCTCCAAGGCCGAGGACGTCGGCACGCTCCGCTCCGTCGCCCTTCGGTTCGTCCTCGCGAACCAGCTCGTCTCCTCGGCGATCCTCGGCCCCCGCTCGGTCGCCCAGTTCGACCAGCTCGAACGCGAGGCAGGCGAACCGCCGTATCTCAAGGACACCGTGATGGTCGAGCTCGCCGCGCGGCTGAAGGCCGTGGGCGTCGAGGTCTGA